In the Candidatus Electrothrix rattekaaiensis genome, one interval contains:
- a CDS encoding tetratricopeptide repeat protein: MNEQCDNKDEEAAGKQEKVKQKLRWLRSHPEVTWSGAGVYALSLIVAAAIALASWYFWPEASLPPEQNSASTTGGSAAATNADQAKLQEVQLRYAKAAEYWQKAAALLPEGEKKDRAYYLHEAGYNLYRISRYSEALPLYEQSLALYQEINDRAGEGMTLNNIGLIYHARGEYDTALKYLDQSLDISQEIGDKSQEGTTLNNIAGIYDARGDYDTALKYLEQSLEIRQEIGDKAGEDNSLNNIGMIYQARGDNAKALQYYKQSLAIQQEIGNRYGEAVTSWNIGWIYKDQGDLAKAEQYISRAVELAKAIDHPSLKEWREGLAELRAEIKGR; encoded by the coding sequence ATGAACGAGCAATGCGACAACAAGGACGAGGAAGCTGCGGGTAAACAGGAAAAGGTCAAGCAGAAGCTGCGGTGGTTACGGAGCCACCCAGAGGTGACGTGGAGTGGTGCGGGAGTTTATGCGCTTTCACTGATCGTTGCAGCCGCGATTGCTCTTGCCTCATGGTATTTCTGGCCCGAGGCAAGCCTGCCGCCGGAGCAGAACAGCGCATCCACCACAGGCGGCAGTGCGGCGGCAACCAATGCTGATCAGGCCAAGTTGCAGGAAGTACAGTTGCGCTATGCCAAGGCGGCAGAGTATTGGCAAAAGGCGGCTGCCCTGCTGCCGGAGGGGGAGAAGAAGGATCGGGCCTACTATCTGCATGAGGCAGGCTATAATCTGTACCGCATCTCCCGTTACAGTGAAGCACTGCCCCTGTATGAGCAGAGCCTTGCTCTATACCAGGAGATCAATGACCGAGCCGGGGAAGGCATGACCCTGAACAACATCGGCCTGATTTACCATGCACGGGGCGAGTATGACACGGCCCTCAAGTATCTGGACCAGAGCCTGGACATCAGCCAAGAGATCGGGGATAAGTCCCAGGAAGGCACCACCCTGAACAACATCGCCGGGATTTACGATGCACGGGGCGACTACGACACGGCCCTCAAGTATCTGGAGCAGAGTCTGGAGATCAGGCAAGAGATCGGTGATAAGGCAGGGGAAGATAATTCTCTGAACAACATCGGCATGATTTACCAGGCACGAGGTGATAATGCCAAGGCGTTACAGTATTACAAGCAGAGTTTGGCAATCCAGCAGGAAATAGGCAATAGATACGGAGAAGCGGTGACGAGCTGGAACATCGGCTGGATCTACAAGGATCAGGGCGACCTTGCCAAGGCGGAGCAGTACATCAGCCGGGCGGTGGAGCTTGCCAAGGCCATTGATCATCCTTCCTTGAAGGAATGGCGCGAGGGATTGGCAGAGCTGCGGGCGGAGATCAAGGGCCGGTAG
- a CDS encoding MFS transporter — protein sequence MQTKKDPEPSGSPSYSAGHFSSYLRLLRQNRNYRRYWLSGCISQIGDWFNYIAIFVLLSKLTGSGQAVSWFLIAKYLPPAVLGPVAGVIADKFSRKKILVTCDLMRAVLVLGYLLIRESEYVWLVYVLAFIQESIWTFYHPARQAAVPNLCSREELSIVNGLSGASWSVMLAFGAALGGFFTAHFGWQAAILADCCSFLLSASIMLTVLIPQREKRATADSAEFSLARVTGWHDLQEGFSYIKARPKVMALLTVKSGWALSGGILVMLAVFGEQVFAQESGGGQGGLSGILFSMRGLGAALGPIIAWRFFGDGIQAMRKAIGGAFFLSCAAYLLFSQAPNMWFAALWVFCGHFGGSVQWVFSTTLLHRRVEDRFRGRLFSTEMTLMTLMLSVSTWCTGAALDMGIDPRTIAMALALLFLLPGTGWFFYLRTLRKTGGSSD from the coding sequence ATGCAAACGAAAAAAGATCCCGAACCTTCGGGATCGCCCTCTTACTCAGCAGGGCATTTCTCCTCATATCTGCGCCTGCTCCGTCAGAACCGCAACTACCGACGCTACTGGCTCTCCGGCTGCATCAGCCAGATAGGGGACTGGTTCAATTATATTGCCATCTTTGTCCTGCTCAGCAAGCTGACCGGTTCTGGACAGGCCGTGAGCTGGTTCCTGATTGCCAAATACTTGCCTCCGGCAGTGCTCGGCCCAGTGGCCGGGGTGATTGCGGATAAATTCAGCCGCAAAAAGATCCTCGTCACCTGCGACCTGATGCGGGCCGTTCTGGTGCTCGGTTATCTCCTGATCCGGGAAAGCGAATATGTCTGGCTGGTCTATGTGCTGGCCTTTATCCAGGAATCCATCTGGACCTTTTACCACCCTGCCCGCCAAGCCGCTGTGCCCAATCTCTGCTCCCGCGAAGAGCTGAGTATTGTTAACGGCCTGTCCGGTGCCTCTTGGTCAGTTATGCTCGCCTTTGGTGCGGCCTTGGGCGGTTTCTTTACAGCTCATTTTGGCTGGCAGGCAGCTATCCTGGCTGATTGTTGCAGTTTTCTTCTCTCAGCCTCTATTATGCTGACCGTGCTGATTCCTCAGAGGGAGAAAAGAGCGACAGCGGATTCAGCAGAATTCTCCCTCGCCCGTGTCACAGGTTGGCATGACCTTCAGGAAGGGTTTTCCTATATCAAGGCCCGTCCCAAAGTCATGGCCCTACTCACCGTGAAAAGTGGTTGGGCACTTTCAGGCGGAATCCTGGTCATGCTAGCCGTGTTCGGCGAGCAGGTCTTTGCCCAAGAGAGCGGAGGTGGTCAAGGCGGTCTGAGCGGAATCCTCTTTTCCATGCGCGGCCTCGGCGCGGCTCTCGGCCCTATTATTGCTTGGCGCTTTTTCGGGGACGGCATTCAGGCCATGCGCAAGGCCATTGGTGGAGCCTTTTTCCTCTCCTGTGCCGCCTATTTGCTCTTTAGTCAAGCACCCAATATGTGGTTCGCTGCCCTCTGGGTCTTCTGCGGCCATTTCGGCGGGTCCGTGCAATGGGTCTTCAGCACAACCCTGCTCCACCGCCGGGTTGAGGACCGATTTCGCGGACGCCTTTTTTCCACAGAGATGACCCTCATGACCCTGATGCTGAGTGTGTCCACTTGGTGTACCGGAGCGGCTTTGGATATGGGAATAGATCCCCGCACCATAGCTATGGCACTGGCCCTGCTCTTTCTTCTGCCTGGAACAGGTTGGTTTTTCTATCTCCGTACTCTGCGCAAAACAGGCGGCAGTTCGGACTGA
- the guaB gene encoding IMP dehydrogenase, with the protein MFDQDIPPAYTFDDVLLVPSGSEVLPSEVSLATRLTDTVYLNAPLVSAAMDTVTEHRTAIAMARAGGIGIIHKNMSIADQAREVVRVKKSESGMIIDPVTVTEEQSVAEVEEIMAMYKISGLPVLRNGKLVGIVTNRDLRFVSNNEMRVKEVMTNKNLVTVHEGISLEHCKALLHEHRIEKLLVVDEAKKLKGLITIKDIEKIKRYPQSAKDTSGRLLVGAAIGVGPDMPDRTEALVAAGVDVIVLDSAHGHSAGVLQAVREVRAGWPDLSVIAGNVATAEGTAALIDAGANAVKVGVGPGSICTTRIVAGVGVPQLTALKNATEVARKKGIPIIADGGIKFSGDICKAIGIGADCVMIGSLFAGTDETPGETFLYQGRKYKGYRGMGSLGAMKEGSSDRYFQKRESEPSKLVPEGIEGKVPYRGPISEMVYQLLGGLRSGMGYSGAATIGELHTKAKFVRISPAGLRESHVHDVIITREAPNYRTEGL; encoded by the coding sequence ATGTTCGACCAGGACATCCCCCCGGCATATACCTTTGATGACGTCCTGCTCGTTCCGTCAGGTTCGGAAGTGTTGCCGTCAGAGGTCTCTCTGGCTACCCGACTTACAGATACGGTCTACTTGAATGCCCCGCTGGTTTCAGCAGCCATGGATACTGTAACCGAACATCGTACAGCTATTGCTATGGCCAGAGCAGGAGGTATCGGTATTATTCATAAAAACATGTCGATTGCCGATCAGGCCAGAGAGGTGGTCCGGGTCAAAAAATCCGAGTCCGGCATGATTATTGATCCTGTCACGGTGACTGAGGAGCAGAGCGTTGCTGAAGTGGAAGAGATCATGGCCATGTATAAAATTTCCGGGCTGCCTGTCTTACGCAACGGAAAACTGGTGGGTATTGTGACCAACCGAGACCTCCGTTTTGTTTCTAATAACGAAATGCGGGTCAAAGAGGTCATGACCAACAAAAACTTGGTCACTGTCCACGAGGGCATCAGCCTTGAGCATTGCAAGGCCCTGTTGCATGAGCACCGCATTGAAAAACTGTTGGTGGTTGATGAGGCGAAGAAACTCAAAGGCCTGATCACCATCAAGGATATCGAAAAAATAAAGAGATATCCGCAATCGGCAAAGGACACCAGCGGTCGTTTGCTGGTTGGTGCTGCAATCGGCGTCGGCCCAGACATGCCTGATCGGACTGAAGCCCTTGTGGCTGCGGGTGTTGATGTTATTGTTCTCGATTCAGCCCACGGTCATTCAGCTGGCGTTTTACAGGCAGTCCGAGAAGTTCGGGCTGGCTGGCCTGATCTTTCTGTCATTGCCGGTAATGTTGCTACTGCTGAGGGCACAGCAGCCCTAATTGATGCCGGAGCCAATGCCGTCAAAGTGGGTGTCGGCCCCGGTTCCATCTGCACAACCCGGATTGTTGCCGGTGTTGGCGTGCCTCAACTGACAGCCCTGAAAAATGCCACTGAAGTCGCCAGGAAAAAAGGTATACCAATTATTGCTGACGGTGGTATTAAATTTTCCGGGGATATCTGCAAGGCTATCGGTATCGGGGCGGATTGTGTGATGATCGGCTCCCTCTTTGCTGGGACAGACGAGACACCGGGCGAGACTTTCCTCTATCAAGGGCGCAAGTACAAAGGCTATCGGGGTATGGGCTCCTTGGGAGCTATGAAAGAAGGCTCCAGTGATCGCTATTTCCAGAAAAGGGAAAGCGAGCCCTCCAAACTCGTGCCCGAGGGCATTGAAGGAAAGGTTCCCTATCGCGGACCTATTTCCGAAATGGTCTATCAATTATTGGGCGGGTTACGCTCCGGTATGGGGTACAGCGGGGCCGCCACCATTGGCGAGCTGCATACCAAGGCGAAATTTGTCCGGATCTCTCCGGCAGGCCTGCGGGAATCCCATGTTCATGATGTTATTATCACCCGCGAGGCACCGAACTACCGGACAGAAGGACTGTAA
- the purF gene encoding amidophosphoribosyltransferase, with protein MEHVFPSREPQSQPTSRPTHECGICGIYGHEDAAKLTYFGLYALQHRGQESAGIVSGNGKKMYLHKDMGLVPEVFTETNLQRLTGHLAVGHVRYSTTGESSIINTQPFMVTHQGVPLAVAHNGNLVNSLDLRNHLEKKGSIFQTTMDSEVVIHLMARTMHMGLTRAIKETFACIRGAYSLLLMTPDTMIAIRDPNGFRPLCLGRLADGAYVVASETCALDLITAEYIRDIEPGEVVIINKDGLESIFPWSPQRKSYCIFEQVYFARPDSDIFGTNVYAVRKRMGEILGREAKIDADFVMPFPDSGNYAAIGYSQASGIPLEMGMIRNHYVGRTFIQPSQAMRDFSVRVKLNPVGSLLKGKRVIIVEDSIIRGTTGRSRVKALRDVGAKEIHMLVSCPPTRHACYYGIDFPTSSQLIASTKNLEEIAEYLGLDSLTYLSLDGLVEATGLPKEDFCLACFDGNYPVTPDLSFTKDALSGCGCV; from the coding sequence ATGGAACATGTATTTCCATCCCGCGAGCCACAATCACAACCAACATCACGACCAACCCATGAATGCGGAATATGCGGAATATACGGTCATGAAGACGCAGCAAAACTCACCTATTTCGGTCTCTATGCGCTTCAACATAGAGGTCAGGAAAGTGCTGGCATTGTTTCTGGAAACGGAAAAAAGATGTATCTCCATAAAGATATGGGGCTAGTACCGGAGGTCTTTACAGAGACAAATTTACAACGACTGACCGGACATCTGGCTGTGGGTCATGTACGTTACTCCACAACCGGAGAATCCTCCATTATAAACACCCAACCCTTTATGGTTACACACCAGGGAGTCCCTCTTGCTGTGGCTCATAACGGCAACCTCGTGAACTCCCTTGACTTGCGCAATCATCTGGAGAAAAAGGGGTCCATTTTCCAGACCACTATGGACAGTGAGGTTGTTATTCATCTGATGGCTCGAACCATGCATATGGGCCTGACCAGAGCGATTAAGGAGACCTTTGCCTGCATTCGCGGAGCCTATTCTCTGCTGCTCATGACTCCAGATACCATGATAGCGATACGTGATCCTAATGGCTTTCGTCCGCTCTGCCTCGGGCGCTTGGCCGATGGTGCTTATGTCGTTGCTTCAGAAACCTGCGCCTTGGATCTGATCACGGCAGAATATATCCGTGACATTGAACCGGGCGAAGTGGTGATTATCAATAAAGACGGCCTGGAATCAATCTTTCCTTGGTCACCCCAACGCAAGAGCTATTGCATCTTTGAGCAGGTCTATTTTGCTCGCCCGGACAGCGACATCTTTGGCACCAATGTCTATGCAGTCCGCAAACGAATGGGTGAAATTCTGGGACGCGAAGCCAAGATTGATGCTGATTTTGTCATGCCTTTTCCAGACTCGGGCAATTACGCAGCCATCGGCTATTCTCAGGCCTCGGGCATCCCCCTGGAGATGGGCATGATCCGTAACCATTACGTGGGGCGAACCTTTATTCAGCCCTCCCAGGCCATGCGTGACTTCTCTGTCCGGGTAAAGCTCAACCCGGTTGGCTCGTTACTCAAAGGAAAGCGGGTGATTATTGTTGAAGACTCCATTATCCGGGGCACAACCGGGAGAAGCAGAGTAAAGGCCCTGCGGGACGTGGGTGCAAAAGAAATCCATATGCTGGTCTCCTGTCCACCGACCCGACATGCCTGTTATTATGGTATTGACTTTCCTACCTCTTCCCAGCTCATCGCCTCGACCAAAAATTTGGAGGAGATTGCGGAATATCTGGGACTGGACTCCCTGACCTACCTGAGCCTTGACGGTCTGGTCGAAGCTACCGGCCTGCCCAAAGAGGATTTTTGTCTCGCCTGCTTTGACGGCAACTATCCGGTAACACCCGATCTCTCCTTTACCAAGGACGCTCTAAGCGGCTGTGGTTGCGTTTGA